TGGGCCCGCTGCTGGAGCCCTTCGAGCGCGTGCGCCAGGGTGCCTCCGCCGTCGTGCCGATTCCGTCCGGACGCCAGGAGCACCTGCTGCGGTTGCTGTCGGAGCTGCACGCGGAGACGCGCGCTCCGCACCGTGCGCTGGGGGAGCAGGTGACGCGCAGCCTGTTCTCGCTGGTGCTGGCGGAGGTGGGGCGGTCGAGCACCTGGACGCCGGCGGACTCGCGCGTGTCGCTCGCGGGTGAGGCGCTCACGTTCATCGAACGCAACTGCCTGAAGCCCATCTCGTTGCGCGAGGTGGCCGCCGCCGTGGGCCGCTCTCCCGCGCACGTCACCACCGCGCTGAAGCAGGCCACGGGCCGCAGCGTGGTGGAGTGGATCATCTCCGGCCGGATGGCGGAGGCGCGGCGGCGGCTGATGTCCACCGACGAGCGCGTGGACATCATCGCCGAGCGCGTGGGCTACGCGGACCCCACGCACTTCATCCGCCTGTTCCGGCGCACGGAGGGGCTCACGCCCGCCGCGTGGCGCAAGCAGCACCGCGCGCCGTCCGCGCACTGACGCGTGGTGAGGCTCAGTGCCCCTTCTGCCGTGAGGGCGCGGGCTTCCCCGTCACCGCCGTGTAGCGACGGTCCGCGTCCTCCAGGATGAGGGCGTGGTTCATCATCGCCGCGGCGATGGTGCCCGCGCTGGCCGCCGCGATGGCCGCCTGCATCGGCGTCGTCATGTCGCCCACCGCGACGATGCCCGGCACGGACGTCTCTCCCGTGGCGTTCACCTTCACGTAGCCCAGGTCATCCAGCTCCAGCCCCAGCCGCGTCACCAACTCGTGCTGCCGCTGCGGCGGCGCGGAGAACATGACGCTCCGGGCGATGCGCGTCCCGTCCTCCAGCTCCACCTCCGCCAGGCGCCCGTTCTTTCCATGCAGCGCGCGGATCCTCCGCTCCTCCAGCGGGATGCCCAGGGCCTGGAGTCGTTCACGCTGCTCCGGCGGCACCTCGAAGGCGCCGTGGGTGAAGACGATGAGGTCCCTGGACCAGTTCTGGATGATGGGTGCGCCGTCCAGGTACTGCGGGTTCTTCGCCAGCATGGCGAACGGTTGGTCCTGGACCTCCCAGCCGTGACAGTAGGGACACTGGAAGATGCTGGGGCCCCACAGCTCCTGGTAGCCGGGGATGTCCATCATCACGTCCACCACGCCCATCGCCAGCAGGAGGCGCCGGGCGTCCTCCGTGGTGCCGTCGCCCAGCGCCACGCGGAAGCCGCCCTCGTGCTTCTCCACGGAACCCACGCGCGTGTCGCGCACCTCCACGTTGGGATAGGCCTTCAACTGCTCGCGGCTGATGCGCCGGAACTCCGGCGGCGGGATGCCGTCGCGCGAACCGAAGCCGTGCATGTGCTCCGCCGCCGCGTTGCGGGGCGTGCCCGCGTCGCACAGCAGCACCCGCTTGCGACCGCGTCCCAGATACAGCGCCGCGTTGAGCCCGCCGGGGCCTCCGCCCACGATGACCACGTCGTATGCCGCCATTGCCCTGCTCCTCGTGCCGTCGTTGCTTCCCTGGGGGAAACCTAACGACGGGCCCGGGGCCGATAGGAGGGCGGGACTTTCGACGGCATCGGCGGATCTTCCGGTCCGCTACCTCGCGACGGGCGAGGCACCGGGCGCGTCGAGCTTCGGCCGGTACTCCTCCGCCAGCCGCTCCACCTCGCCCGCCAGCCGCTCCCCTTCCGCGAGAAGCCGGGCCTTCAGCCGCTTCCGGTTGCCCAGCGTGAAGAACAGCTCCAGGTCGTGACGGATTTCGTCCCAGCGCTCCGCGAACGACAGCGTGAACAGCGCCAGCGGCGGTACCAGCACGAACGTCGCGAGCCCCCACGCCCAGCCGCCCCACACCGCCGCGACCGCCGTGAGCCCCCACCACCACACGACGGACACCACCACCGCGGTGAGGAACTTCACCGTGGCCTGGACGTCCAGCTCCGCGCGCCGCGCCGCCATCCGGGGCAGCGGATACGGAAGGCCGAACAGCGCCAGCCCCAGCGCGAACAGCGGCAGCCCGAACACCAGCCGCAAGAGCGTCTTCACCGCGAAGGGCACCACGTTGCCCGGGCGGTACTCCACGGACAGCTCCTCCGGCCGCGAGGCCTGCACCAGCGACATCCGGTGGCCGAACGAGGACAGGTGCTGCCGCAGGCGCTCGTAGCGCTCCGGCTCCTGCGTCCGGAACAGCCGCACCCCTCGCGCCCACAGCCGCAGCCGCTCCGCGTCCAGCGTGCCGCCCTGGCGGAAGGCGTAGAGCTGCTCCGCCACCCGCACCACCGGCAGGTCCGCCCACTGCTCCAGGTTCAGCGTCACCGCGCGCAGCCCCTCCGCCACCCGCTCCGTCAGCGCGCGCACCGCGTCCTGCTCCGCCGCCGCGTCCGCCGGCAGGAAGGCCGTCACGTCGATGGGCGCCCCCTGGTCGATGAGCACCTCGCTGCGGAACACGTTCTTCTCCGCGTAGGTGAGCCCCACCGGGACGATGCGCACCGCGGCGCCCTCGCGCGCGGCGTTGAGCGCGATGCGCGCCGCCCCCGTCTTCAGCTCCGCCAGCTCCGGCTCCGAGTGGCTCTTGCCCTCCGGAAAGATGGTGATGGCCCGCCCCTGCACCAGCGCCCCCTTCGCCGCGTCCAGGGTGCCCTCGTTGCGCCCCATCTGCGTCGGGTCGTCCTGCTTGCGGTACACGGGCAGCGCGTCCAGCCCCTTCAGGAGCCAGCCGATGACGGGCAGCTTGAACAGCGGCGCCTTGGCCATGAACGTCACCTGGCGCCGCGTGAGGATGAACACCAGCGCCGGGTCGATGAGCCCGTTCGGATGGTTGCCCACGAAGAGCACCGGCCCCGAGGGCGCCTCTCCCGGGGCATTCACCTTCACCCGGTAGAAGAGCCGCAGCGCCAGCGCCACCACCGCCCGCACACACGCGTAGAACACGGAGCGGACTGTATCCCGGCGCCCCACCCCGGGCCCGCCCGCGCTCCGGACACTGTCACCGCCGGGGGCCGGAAAGACCCTCTTCCCCGACAGCCCTCCGGATTCAGTCACTACAGAACAATCCGGTGGAACCGCGATCCATGCGGGGGCCCCCGATTCACACCTTTTTTGCGCGGCCCCTGAAAGGCCGCCGCACATCTCGGGGGAACACCACATGAAGCGTTTGATGTCGCTGGGTTGGGCCGCCGCCACCGCCGCCGTCCTGGGTTGTGGCGCGAGCGCCTCGCAGGAGGGGGGCGCGAAGGAGGAGGCACAGCCCGCCGTCACGTCGGCCTCGCGGTCCATCGTCACGGCGGCGGCCGCGACTCCCAGTGCCTGCAACGCGCTCTATGCGTCCAGCGCGGCGCAGGCGGCGCTAACCCAGGCGGTGGTGGATCCGGCGCTGCACACGGACGGGTCGGTGCGCACGCTCATCCTCTCCTTCAACACCGCGAACGCGACGGGCGGCGTGCTGAACCTGGACGCCGTCCTGGGCGGCCTGACGCGGACGCTGGGCGGGGTGACGCAGGGGCTGGGGCTGGGCAACGTCCTGGCGCTCAAGTCGCTGCCCATGGTGGCGCTGAAGGTCCCGGTGACGCCGCGGCTCATCAACAGCTTGCGCCAGGAGCTCCAGCCGCTGGGCCTGCTGTCCATCTACGAGGACAAGCCGCTCCAGTACTTCCTGGACACCAGCGTGCCGTACATCCACGCGGACACGGCGCGCACCGCGTATGGGACGACGGGCGCGGGCATCGGCGTGGGCATCATCGACTCCGGCCTGGACGGCACGCACGGCGACTTCCCCAACGTGGCGCGCAACGTGAAGGTCGTCGCCTCCCCGCTCGACGTGGGCGTGGGCGGCGCGCTGTACATCGATACGCCCAACAGCGACCTGACGAGCGGCCACGGCACGCACTGCGCCAGCATCATCGGCGGCTCGGGCGCGCGCTCGGGCGGGGCGCACAAGGGCGTGGCCCCTGACGCGAAGCTCCTGGGCGTGGGCACCGGCGACGCGCTGAGCATCCTGTTCGCGCTGGAGGGCTTCGACTTCCTGATGGATCCGGACGTCCGCGAGGCGCACAACGTGCGCGTCATCTCCAACTCGTGGGGCACCAGCGGCAGCCACTTCGCGCCGTTCGACCCCATCTCCATTGCCACGAAGCGCGCCTACGACCTGGGCATGGTGGTGGTGTTCGCGGCGGGCAACGAGGGCTCCGCCCCCGACACGCTCAACCCGTACAGCGCCTCGCCGTGCGCCATCTCCGTCGCGGCCGGCACGTCGCGCGATACCACGGCGGCCACCAACCCGCTGCTCAGCCAGGACAGGCCGGGCGAGCTCGCGTCCTTCTCCAGCCGCGGCATCCCGGGCGATGAGCTCCACCACCCAGACATCACGCTGCCCGGTGTGAACATCGTGGCGGCGCGCGCGCTCACCGCCACCATCATGCAGCCGTACCTGGGGCTGGACCTGCTGCACCCGGAGCCGTTCTACGCGGCCAGCTCCGGCACCTCCATGGCCGCGCCGCACATGTCCGGCGTCGCCGCGCTGCTCCTGGAGGTGAACCCCGCGCTCAACATGGACGGCGTGCTCGCGGCGGTGCAGGCCACGGCGCGGCCCATGTACGCGACGGACGCGGCGGGCACCACGCGCCAACTGGAGACGTGGGAGGTGGGCGCGGGCTACGCGGACGTCTACGCGGCGACGAAGCTGGTGAATGACGCCGTGGGCACCCGCTACATCACGCAGACCACCGTCCTGCCCTCCTGGACGGGCACGGTGAAGACCGCCATCAACCTCCCGGTGGTGGACCTGTCCCTCCGGGCCGCGAAGCACGAGCACGCGCTGGAGGTGCCCGCGGGCGCCAACGCCCTGCGCATCAAGACGGACTGGGGCAACCCGGCCTACGACCTGGACCTGTATGTCTTTGGCCCCAACGGGGAGCTCGTCGCGACCAGCGCCGAGGGCACCTCCACCGGCGAGGCCGTCACCATCACGAACCCTCCCGCCGGCACCTGGCGCGTTCAGCTCAAGGGCTTCCTGAACGTGTCCACGCAGTACACCGGCACCGCGGAAGTGGACCGCCGCGTCCCGCGTCCGTAGTCACTCACGGACCCCACAAGGCACGGCAGTCCCCGCCCTCCTCCTGTGCTCGCACGGGAGGGGGGTTGTTCGTTTTCGGGCTCAGCGAGGCGTGAGCGTGACCTGCGTGTCCGCGACGGTGCGGCCCTGCGCGTCCGTGAAGCGCGCGTGCACCGGCACGGGGCCCGTCAGCCACCCGCCCTGCACGGGCGTGCTGAAGGGCAGCGGGATATCCACGCCCGCGGCGACCTCCGGGGCCGCGCCCTCGGTGGGGAAGAAGCGCAGCGGCTCCCCCCCGGCCTGGGGCAGCCCCTCCAGCGACAGGCGCACGCGCTCCGGCGCGGTGTAGCTGAACTGCACCGCGTTGCCCTCCGCGCACGTCAGCGTCCCACCGGGACGGGCCTCCGCCAGCACCGCGCCCGTGGGCGCGATGCAGAAGGCGCGCACGCCCCAGGCTCCTTCGCCCGGGGAGGACGAACGCGCCTGCCACTCCGGCGCGCCCTGCTCGCGGCGCTCCAGCGACGGCGCCACGACCACCAGCGCCACGGCCGCCGCGGCGGCGCCCAGCGACAGGGGCATGAAGAGCGGGGACGCGAACCACTTCTTGCGCTCCGGCACCACCGCCGGCCGCGCGGGGGCCGGTCGCAGCCTCGCGAACAGCGCCTGCTCCAGGAGCGCGCTCCGGGCCTGCGGCAGCGCGCGCTGCTCCAGCACCGACTCCACGCGCGACAGCCGCGTGTACGCCTCCTGACAGTCGGGGCACGTGGCCAGGTGCGCGCGCAGGCGCTCGAAGCCTTCCGCGTCCAGCCCGTCCTGGCCCTTCTCGAAGAGGGCGGCCATGGCCCGCTTCATCCGGCGGTCGTCACAGCCACTCATCGCGCACCCCGCCGCTTGAAGAAGCTCCAGCCCTGCGTCTCCAGGTCCTCGAGGTACCCCTTCGACTGGAGGAACCCCAGCAGCCTGGACTTCAGGCCGAACTCGCGCCGCCGCACCTGGATGCGCGTGAGGCCCAGCGCCGTGGCCGCCTCTTCCTGGGCCACGCCCTCGCCGAAGCGCAGCTCGAACAGCCGGTGCTCCTCCCGCGACAGACCGCCCTTGAACGCCGCGAGCAGCGCCTCCACCTCGCGGTCCTCCAGCAACTCCGCCAGCCCGCCGTCCTCGGGGGAGGACTCGGTGAGCCCCTCGAAGGCCTCGTCCCGGCCCACCAGCTCGCGCTCGCGCGACTGCTCCAGCAGCACGTTGCGCGCGATGCCCATCAGGAAGTGGGCATAGGGACGCGTGCCGTTGTAGGCCGCGCGCGTGCGCGGCTCGAAGGCTCGGGCGAAGGTCTCCAGCAGCGTGTTCTCCAGCTCCATCGCGTTCCTCAGGCGGGTGAAGGCTCCCCGCCATGCGGCCGCCTTGAGCAACCGGGCGAGCGGCTCCGCGTGCGCGCGATACACGTCCGCCAGCACCTCCGGGGTGCCTTCGCGAAAACGGCGCAGCGTGTCGTCATCCCACTCCATCCCTCAAGGGCTTACCGCGTCCGTCGCGGTCCCGTCATCCGCATGTTGTCGCGAGCGGCCTCCGGTGGATTGTCGGTTGCTCCCCATGGCATTCTTTCGCACTGCGCACCGCGCAATCCCTGATGCGAAAGCCCTCTCACAGGACCCTGGCCCTGGGTGTACTCCTGCTGGCCGGTACCGCTGCGAGCGCCGCGCCGGAGCAGGTGCACTACGCCCTCATCGTGGCCAGCAACACGGGCACCGAGCCGTCCCAGGCCCCCCTGCGCTACGCGGACGACGACGGCGCCCGCTACTACGAGCTGTTCGCCCCCCGCTCGCGCGAGGTGGTGCTGCTGAGCGTGCTGGACGCGGAGACGCAGGCCCTGCACCCGGGGCTCGCCGCCAGGACACGGGCCCCCACCCACGCCGCGCTGTGGGATGCCCTCGCACGCCTGAACGGCCGCATGGCGGAGGACCGGGCGAAGGGCGCGGTGCCGGTGCTGTCCTTCGTCTTCGTGGGCCACGGCAAGCGCGGCGCCGCGGGTGAAGGGTCGGTGAGCCTGCTGGACGGGCCGCTGACGCGCACGGAGCTGTACGCGCGGGTGCTGGCGCCGAGCAAGGCGTCCTTCCTCCAGCTCATCGTGGACGCGTGTGATTCGTACTTCTTCGTCCACTCGCGCGGCGCGCTGCCGGTGGGCCCGGCGTACGCGGACGCGGTGAAGGGCCTGTTGGGCAACCGCGAGCTGGAGCGCTTCCCGCAGGTGGGGGTGGTGCTGTCCACGTCGTCGGAGCAGGAGAGCCACGAGTGGAGCGCCATCCGCTCCGGCGTCTTCAGCCACATGGTGCGCTCGGCGCTGTCGGGCGCGGGGGACGTGAACGGGGACGGCAAGGTGGACTACGCGGAGCTGCGGGCCTTCGTGGCCGCCGCGAGCCAGGGCATGGACGACGTGCGAGGCCAGCCGCGCGTGTACATCCAGCCGCCCGCGCTGGACCGGGCGTTCGCCCTGACGGACCTGGCGTCCGCCGCGTCGCTGGGCTACCTGCTGGTGCCCACGGGCGTGGCGGGCCGGCTGTGGGTGGAGGACGCGCGCGGCATCCGCGTGGTGGAGCTGCACAAGGAGCGCGAGCGGCCGCTGGTGGTGTCGCTGCCCGTGGGGCGCGGCTACTACCTCCGGGCCAGCGGCCGCGAGGCGTCGTTCGCCATCACCCGGGCGTCGGAGGTGGTGGACGCGGGCGGCCTGCGCTGGAGCGACGCGAGCGTGGCGGCCCGGGGCGCGGTGCAGGACGCGCTGCGCGACAAGCTCTTCTCCGTGCCGTTCGGACCGCGCTTCTACCGGGGCTACATGGCGAGCCTCGGCATCACGCCGTCGTCGGACGAGGCCGACGCGGTCCTGGTGCCATGAGCCCCCCCGCGTCCCTGCTGCTCATGCTGCTGCGGATGTCCGCGCCGTGCGACGCGCAGACGCGCGTGGTGCTCGTGCCCTTCGAGAGGCTGGCCCTGCCGTCCGAGGACGCGCGCGAGCTGGAGGACGCCACGCGGCGCGCGGTGGCCGCGTTGCCGGACGCGTGCCTGGAGTCGCGCGAGGACACGCTGGCGAGGCTGCGCGGCGCGGGCGCGGCGCTGGCGGCGTGTGGCGACGCGGAGTGCCGGAGCGCGCAGGCCACGGCGCTGGGCGTGCGCAGGCTGGTGCGGGGGGTGGCGCTGGGCGTGGGAGGCAGGCGCAGCGTGGCGCTCACCGTGACGGACGCGCGCGGCACGGAGACGCGAGCGCAGTTCGAGGCGCCGGCCACGATGCCGGGCGAAGCGGACGCGCGCGCGACCCACGCGCTCCAGCAGGTCTGGTCGCCGCTGGTGACGGCGCGCGCGGTGCGGGAGCCCCAGGGTTCGCGCGTGCTGCCCAGGGTGTTGTGGGGCGCGGGCGGCGCGGCGCTCATCGCGGGCGTGGGCTTCGGGCTGGCGGCGCGAAGCACGGAGTCGAAGGTGTCGCGCAACGGCGGCGAGTGCGCCACGGCCGGAGAGTCCTTCACGGACTGCTTCGCGTCGCGGCTGGACGCGGGCCGGCGTCAGGCGCGCACGTCCAACGTGCTGCTGGGCGTGGGCGCGCTGCTGGGGCTCGGGGGCGCGGTGTCCTTCATCTGGGAGTTGCCATGAAGCAGTGGCTCGCCGCGCTGACGGGCGCCGTCGTCCTCACGGTGGGGGCGTGCACCTTCGCGCCGGACCTGTCGCGCTTCGCCCCGTGCGACGCGGCCGGGGGCTGCCCTTCCGGCACGTCGTGCCTCCCTTCGGAGAACCGCTGTCTGCCGGCCTG
This genomic stretch from Corallococcus caeni harbors:
- a CDS encoding lysophospholipid acyltransferase family protein gives rise to the protein MFYACVRAVVALALRLFYRVKVNAPGEAPSGPVLFVGNHPNGLIDPALVFILTRRQVTFMAKAPLFKLPVIGWLLKGLDALPVYRKQDDPTQMGRNEGTLDAAKGALVQGRAITIFPEGKSHSEPELAELKTGAARIALNAAREGAAVRIVPVGLTYAEKNVFRSEVLIDQGAPIDVTAFLPADAAAEQDAVRALTERVAEGLRAVTLNLEQWADLPVVRVAEQLYAFRQGGTLDAERLRLWARGVRLFRTQEPERYERLRQHLSSFGHRMSLVQASRPEELSVEYRPGNVVPFAVKTLLRLVFGLPLFALGLALFGLPYPLPRMAARRAELDVQATVKFLTAVVVSVVWWWGLTAVAAVWGGWAWGLATFVLVPPLALFTLSFAERWDEIRHDLELFFTLGNRKRLKARLLAEGERLAGEVERLAEEYRPKLDAPGASPVAR
- a CDS encoding AraC family transcriptional regulator; its protein translation is MAVVHSPAVHVWEAPSSTLVVACGHAQQAPSPHAASHPQAVLALYTGGRAVIDQRTRLTVSAGDVMLIPAGEQHRTVSAEGAEVWGLGFHPSAFAQTEVGPLLEPFERVRQGASAVVPIPSGRQEHLLRLLSELHAETRAPHRALGEQVTRSLFSLVLAEVGRSSTWTPADSRVSLAGEALTFIERNCLKPISLREVAAAVGRSPAHVTTALKQATGRSVVEWIISGRMAEARRRLMSTDERVDIIAERVGYADPTHFIRLFRRTEGLTPAAWRKQHRAPSAH
- a CDS encoding anti-sigma factor family protein, which produces MAALFEKGQDGLDAEGFERLRAHLATCPDCQEAYTRLSRVESVLEQRALPQARSALLEQALFARLRPAPARPAVVPERKKWFASPLFMPLSLGAAAAAVALVVVAPSLERREQGAPEWQARSSSPGEGAWGVRAFCIAPTGAVLAEARPGGTLTCAEGNAVQFSYTAPERVRLSLEGLPQAGGEPLRFFPTEGAAPEVAAGVDIPLPFSTPVQGGWLTGPVPVHARFTDAQGRTVADTQVTLTPR
- a CDS encoding NAD(P)/FAD-dependent oxidoreductase yields the protein MAAYDVVIVGGGPGGLNAALYLGRGRKRVLLCDAGTPRNAAAEHMHGFGSRDGIPPPEFRRISREQLKAYPNVEVRDTRVGSVEKHEGGFRVALGDGTTEDARRLLLAMGVVDVMMDIPGYQELWGPSIFQCPYCHGWEVQDQPFAMLAKNPQYLDGAPIIQNWSRDLIVFTHGAFEVPPEQRERLQALGIPLEERRIRALHGKNGRLAEVELEDGTRIARSVMFSAPPQRQHELVTRLGLELDDLGYVKVNATGETSVPGIVAVGDMTTPMQAAIAAASAGTIAAAMMNHALILEDADRRYTAVTGKPAPSRQKGH
- a CDS encoding S8 family serine peptidase — encoded protein: MKRLMSLGWAAATAAVLGCGASASQEGGAKEEAQPAVTSASRSIVTAAAATPSACNALYASSAAQAALTQAVVDPALHTDGSVRTLILSFNTANATGGVLNLDAVLGGLTRTLGGVTQGLGLGNVLALKSLPMVALKVPVTPRLINSLRQELQPLGLLSIYEDKPLQYFLDTSVPYIHADTARTAYGTTGAGIGVGIIDSGLDGTHGDFPNVARNVKVVASPLDVGVGGALYIDTPNSDLTSGHGTHCASIIGGSGARSGGAHKGVAPDAKLLGVGTGDALSILFALEGFDFLMDPDVREAHNVRVISNSWGTSGSHFAPFDPISIATKRAYDLGMVVVFAAGNEGSAPDTLNPYSASPCAISVAAGTSRDTTAATNPLLSQDRPGELASFSSRGIPGDELHHPDITLPGVNIVAARALTATIMQPYLGLDLLHPEPFYAASSGTSMAAPHMSGVAALLLEVNPALNMDGVLAAVQATARPMYATDAAGTTRQLETWEVGAGYADVYAATKLVNDAVGTRYITQTTVLPSWTGTVKTAINLPVVDLSLRAAKHEHALEVPAGANALRIKTDWGNPAYDLDLYVFGPNGELVATSAEGTSTGEAVTITNPPAGTWRVQLKGFLNVSTQYTGTAEVDRRVPRP
- a CDS encoding RNA polymerase sigma factor: MEWDDDTLRRFREGTPEVLADVYRAHAEPLARLLKAAAWRGAFTRLRNAMELENTLLETFARAFEPRTRAAYNGTRPYAHFLMGIARNVLLEQSRERELVGRDEAFEGLTESSPEDGGLAELLEDREVEALLAAFKGGLSREEHRLFELRFGEGVAQEEAATALGLTRIQVRRREFGLKSRLLGFLQSKGYLEDLETQGWSFFKRRGAR